A genomic stretch from Myripristis murdjan chromosome 12, fMyrMur1.1, whole genome shotgun sequence includes:
- the LOC115369310 gene encoding heat shock protein beta-1-like: protein MGEQNKILSRPIFRRDLSWDPFPNWTQSNRIFEQDFGLPPFLDPSDLKWIEWAKRRLASFSWPGYTHSPLLPPFSGYPPAAVSQQLQRQLSGVSEIRTRQDSWKINLDVNHFSPEEITITTKDGYLEISGNHEERQDEHGSVSRCFTRKYKLPQGVDLQHISSSLSGDGVLSVEAPVPGTISSDPASELVIPVQIRQKQGAEK from the exons ATgggtgaacaaaacaaaatattatctCGTCCCATTTTCCGACGAGATTTGAGCTGGGATCCTTTCCCTAACTGGACTCAATCAAACCGTATTTTTGAGCAGGACTTTGGGCTCCCTCCTTTCCTGGATCCCAGCGATCTTAAATGGATAGAATGGGCTAAGAGGAGACTGGCGTCTTTCTCCTGGCCAGGGTATACACATTCTCCCCTTTTGCCCCCATTTAGTGGTTATCCGCCTGCAGCCGTTAGCCAACAGCTCCAGAGACAGCTGTCTGGAGTGTCAGAGATCAGAACAAGGCAGGACAGCTGGAAGATTAACTTGGATGTCAATCACTTCTCTCCTGAGGAGATCACAATCACAACCAAGGATGGCTACTTGGAAATATCAG GAAATCATGAGGAAAGACAGGATGAACATGGATCAGTCTCAAGGTGCTTCACACGGAAATATAA GCTGCCACAGGGAGTGGACTTGCAACATATCAGTTCCTCACTATCTGGTGATGGAGTTTTGTCAGTCGAGGCCCCTGTTCCTGGGACCATCAGCAGTGATCCTGCCAGTGAGCTTGTCATCCCTGTGCAGATCAGGCAAAAGCAGGGTGCTGAAAAGTGA